The genomic interval AAAAAGCAGGAAAACCTTCCTTTGATGAAGGAATCACTGGATAAAGCAATATCAATGGCAGGAGATGATGCAAAAACGATTGGCAACGCCAAAGATGCGATGACTTCAGCTTACCAGAAAGCAGGTGCAGTTGCCCTTCAGGCAAGTAAGTACAGCGTTGCAGTGGAAAATCTCCTGGCCTCCCAGGTATATAACAATACGGAACCAAGAACTTATTTCTACCTGGCTATTGCCTATAATGGCCTCTCCAAATGGGATGATGCCATTGCAGCAGCTAACAAGGCCCTTGAGCTTCAGACCGAAGATAAATCCGATATTTATTTTGAACTGGGGAACGCCAATGAAAAGAAGGGCGATGCTGCTGCTGCCTGCGATAATTACAAAAAAGTTACTGCCGGAAATAATGTGGCTGCTGCGAAATACCAGATTGAGCAGGTGCTGAAATGCAAGTAATAATAATGTTAAATTTTGAATTTTATTCAGTTACAATAAGCTTCCTGGTATCAATCCCCTGCTCCGTAATCAATTTCACCAGGTAAATCCCTGCTTTTACTTCATTCCCGGATCTGTCTTTCCGGTTCCATACCAATTCATGCTTCCCTGAGGAAAATGTTTGGTCGGCAAGGACCATTATCATTTGTCCCTGTAAGGTATAAACGATCAGGCTGGTTTTTAACAGCTGATCAAGGCTGAATGAAATACAGGTCATGCTGTTAAACGGATTGGGTATTATAGAAACAATCATAGATAATGAAGACTGAGGGGTTGGGTCATTAATTGAGGTGATCAGGTCGCTGTCGACTTTGAGGATAACTTTGTGATGGCCATTTTCCGTGAAAATATCCAGCGTATCCACTACAAGTTCTCCTAAATAGCTATCAACAATCATATTAATCTTAACATTTAAGGGAAGCACCTCGTTAACAGTCATGGTATATGGAAGTTCGATGATCCAGGGATCGATAGACCATGGAAAAGGATAACCTTCGTGTTCTATTTCTATATCATTGATAACCAGGTCTCCATCGGTATAATTATAGATATTGAAGGTTTTTCCTTCGATGATTTCATATTCTGTTAAATATACGATGGTATCCGGAGCAATGATAGCATCATCGGCGTACCCGACTGTAAAAACATGGGGATCAGCGGCACCAATATAAGGATGATTTTTCTTTCTGCCTGAAAAATCAGCAGCATGGAGGTAATAAGAAACCTGGCTGCCAGGGTTCGCAAAAGGAATAGTGGCTTTATATTGGTAGCCATTCATGTTGTGAAGGGGAACTGCCTGGAAATTGCCATCATTTACTTTATAATAACAAAGCAGGGAATCGGAAATAACACCCATCCCCGTGTAGGGTATGATATCGGCAGATAAATCCCATTCAAACTGGAAATCCTTATTTCCAAGCAAAGGCATATGGTTGACATATAACATGCCCACATCGGCGATGCCTTTGGCGCGGCAATGGAGCGCGTCGGTAGTTTCCCAGGTATCATGCATGATCCCGACAACCTCGTAACCGGGCATGGCCTCTCCATAAACCTGGAGGGCTTCATCGTCCCATTGGCTGCCGGTGATGGGGACGAATACTTTTTTATTTAAGATCAGTGAATTAGTATAGGGTGTGTAAGGATAAGTACCGGGGGTATAGATCCGGTAAACCTGATAATGATTGCCGTAAGAAGAAGTCTGTAATGCGAAATAATTGGCGACAAACTCAAAATCATTATACCGGTAATCGGACTGCGGCACCTGTCCGATGAGTACCTTATCCACATCGAGGAATTTTCCCCAGCAATCGATATGCTCAATATAATCATCCAGGGGATCCGGTAACACATGGTATTTCCTGATCCCTAAATAATCCCAAACCATTGTGTCTATCTCCTGGTGGGTCATCAACGGGTTTTCTGTCCAGACAAGTTGGGTTGAAGCTCCTATCCCCATTCCGTCATCCATCCAGTTGCCGCCCGTATGTATCAGGTCCATGCCATAAAGCGGGATACCCATTTGCTGGGCCAATACTACAGGGATATTATCGTCATTTGGCCTGGGCCGGTTATAGGGAAAGTCGGAAATTCCTACATCATAGCTTGCGTCTACCACGAACCATGGACCGTAATCCCTTGTCCAGTAAGAATCTGTTGGGGCGAGAAGCCACTCGCAGTTTGCAATGTTTACTCCTGCCGCCTGGTACTGCGTCAAAACCTGCTGCTGTTGCGACGCGTTGGCAACGATAGTTTTCACCTTGCAATCTTCTGCCATTTCTATGATCAGGCTCATCGGAATGCCGAAAGGATAACAGATCAGAACGCTTTGCATTTCCTCGAATTCGGCAACTATACGGACAGGGGGAGCGGGAGGGTTTGTAGGTGTAAAGTCTTTTCCGATCTCGTGTTTTCTGAGCTCTTCTTCCGGCGACATTGCATGTGTCAGCCGTGGGTTCAGGTCCTGTGAACGCAAAGCAGAGAATAAAAGCAGGAAGGTTAAACTGAGCAGGGTAAATAATTTTTTCATAGTCAAATCTTGTTCATTTCAACAAAATTAGAAATAAATAGCCATTTGGTGTGGTAACAATTCACTCTTTATTTTGTACCTTTGAATTTCAATTTGAAAATTCAATGTTATGAATGCATTTATATTGCTTGGTGTGGTTGGACCTTGGCAGATCATTCTTATCATCGTGGTCGTTTTGTTACTTTTTGGCGGGAAAAAAATACCTGAATTGATGAAAGGTATTGGCCAGGGGGCCAGGGAATTTAAGAAAGGTCTCAGCGGAGAGAATGAAGAAGAGAAAAGTAAAGATGATGTGACAAAGAAAGAATAAGACGATTGTATCACGCCGGTTATCATCCTTGTCCTGAACTGTTATTAAGATAATCATGTATTGACCTGGCGGCTTTCCGGCCGGCTCCCATAGCAAGAATTACTGTAGCTGCTCCGGTGACGATATCGCCACCTGCCCAGACCCGATCGATGGAGGTTTTTCCGGTTTCTTCATCAACGACGATTGTCCCTTTTTTACTAACCTCAAGCTCAGCTGTTGTTGCAGGTATTATAGGATTCGGACTGTTCCCTATTGCAACGATGCAGGCATCCATCGGTATCCTGAATTCGGAACCCTGGATGCGGATCGGCTTTCTTCTTCCGGATTGGTCGGGTTCGCCGAGTTCCATCTTCGAACATTCGATCTCGCTCAACCAGCCGTTCTCGTCACCAATTAGTTTCTCAGGAAGTGTAAGGAAATTAAAGATGACTCCTTCTTCCACGGCATTCTCATATTCTTCGCGCCGTGCCGGTAATTCGGACTCTGAACGGCGGTAAACGATATACGACTGTTCTGCGCCAAGGCGCAAAGCTGTGCGGGCACAATCCATAGCCACATTGCCCCCACCCACGACGGCTACCCTTTTATGCCTCTTCACCGGGGTATATGTTTTAGGATATTGAAATCCCCGCATCAGGTTAACACGTGTCAGATACTCATTGGCCGAGTAAACGCCGTTCAGGTTCTCTCCGGGTATCTCCATGAACCATGGCAGGCCAGCGCCTGTACCGATGAATATGGCATCATATTCTGCCAGCAGTTTTTTCAGTGCCCGGGTCTTGCCGACCACAAAGTTGCAGATAAGCTTTACCCCAAGCTTCTGGAGATAATCAATCTCCCGCTGCACGATCCTGCCGGGCAGACGGAATTCTGGGATGCCATAAGTCAGCACACCACCTGCCTCATGCAGCGCTTCGAACATTGTCACTTCGTGTCCGGCCAGGATCAGGTCGCCGGCCACTGTAATTCCAGCAGGTCCTGAACCGATCACGGCCACTTTTTTCCCGGTCTTGTTCTTTATCTCCGGCAGTTCAACATGGTCCTGGGCAGCTTCCCAGTCTGCGGCAAAACGCTCGAGCCGGCCGATTGCCACCGGGGCACCTTTTTTGTTCAGGATGCAGTGTATTTCGCACTGCTCCTCCTGCGGGCATACCCTTCCGCATACCGCTGGAAGGCAGTTCTTTTCTTTGATGATTTTGATCGCCCCGTTAAAATCCCCTTCATTGATGTGACGGATGAATTCCGGGATGTTGATTTCGACAGGACACCCCTCCATGCAAAAGGGCTTTTTACATCCGAGGCAGCGGCTTGCCTCCTCCAGTGCCATGACATCGGTATAGCCTGTAGCGACCTCCTCAAAATTTCTCCGCCTGATGAATGGAGGTTGTTTCGGCATCTCTGCCCTGTCGAGGTTTAATGTCTTTTTTTCTGGCATATTATTATCCTCCGCATCCTGAATGATGAACCAGAAATGCTTCTTCGGTGATATATTGTTTCCTTCTCTTGGCCAGCTCCTCCCAATCGACATACCTCCCGTCGAAATTCGGCCCGTCAACACATGCAAATTGCATTTTTCCCTGCACCGTGCACCGGCAAACGCCGCACATCCCCGTCCCGTCGATCATGATGGTGTTCAGGGAAACAATCACCGGTATATTATATAGTGAATATTGCTGTGTAGCCATATAAGAAAGGGTCGTGCAGCCATTTGCGATCACCCTGTCAGGCACAATTCCTGTTTCTCTGATGATGTCAACCCCCTCTCTGATATGTCCTTTATATCCGTAACTGCCGTCTCTTGTTATTTTAATTACCCGGTCGCTGAAAAGGCTGAGTTTTTCCTCCCAGTACAGCAGGTTCCTGCTCCGCCCCTCCATGATCGTGATGATCCGGTTCCCTTTCTCCTTCAACGCCCTGACTATGGGAAAAATAGATCCCATACCATAACAACCGCCGATGCAGATCACCGTTCCGAAGTGATCAATCTCCATCGGTTTACCCAGTGGACCGACCACAGTAGGGATCTTGTCGCCCGGTTTGAGCATAGCCAATTTACCTGTAGAAGTGCCCACCTCCATGAAAACGATCGTCAGGCTACCGTCGTCATGATTCCAGTCGGCCGGTGTCAGCGGAATCCTTTCAGCCCCTTCTCCCGCATGAACGATTACGAATTGGCCCGGCTGGATTTCTTCCACAATATCCGGCGCATGTACCACCAGCAAGTGGAGATTGGGGACAATCATCTTTCTTTCTAAGATCTCAAACATTTTTCCTCTTTATGTTTACAGGACAAGGATTAGTCTCAAATTCACCTTTTCCATCCGATTCCTGGAGAAACAGGAATCCTTTCGTAATATTCTTCCGGATGACCGCCCGGAATGTAATTCTTTTAGCTGCTGAAGCCAGCTCAACAATGTCATCGTTTTTCAGGTCCATTGCCTTTGCATCTGCGGGATTCAGCATGACATGTCCCGGCTGTACTAGCTCACCGAAACCCTCCAGCTTGTCGCTCAGGCTCAGGTTGTTGTAAACATGCTGATCCCTTTCGCGTATCAGTAAAAATGGATAATCAGCGCTTACTGCCTGAAGATCATTATGAACGGGATTGTTATTTCTTCCGGCAGATATTAAATAATCGTGCTTTTTCGATGCAACCCCGGTAATTTTTTCAGATTCCTGAAGAGGAATGCTGAATTCCAATGCCTGGATGATTTTTGCCAGCACCTCCTGATGAGGCAGTGAATACCCTTGTGGTGCTGCAACAGCATGGAACTTTTTAATCTGCCCCGTCGAACTCATATACGATCCGCCTGATTCACCCCAAAGGCAGGTGGGAAATATCACATCAGGATTCAGTCCGGAAGGAGCGGGGAATGCATTCTGATATATTTTATGCTTCACCGTCGGGAATTCCTCTTGGGGTGTGTCGCCAAGGAAATAAACCATGTCCACCCCACCATCTGCAATCTTTTTCAGAACATCATCCAACGGTTTGATGTCCAGGAGAGAAAGCAAGCCATTCAGGTTACCGAACTGGTTCGGCATGAAGAGTTTCGCCCCGGTCATTTTGACGATTTGCCTGATTAACTGCAATATTTCCCTGCCATTGCTGAGCGACATGATCTCGGGGGTTAAGATGATCATCTTCCGGTTGTTGCTTTTTAACGCCTTTACCAGCTCATTGACCTCTTTTGTGCCGTTTTTACCTGTTTCCAGGCAAGAGATGATCTTTCGGATATAATCCACTTCTTTTCCTGAAGCCGGTATCAGTCTCTTCCTGGCAAAGCGCGTGGTAGTAGATCTTAACCACCCGACCTCATAATAGGGAATCCCACCGGCAGCTAATGATTTGATAGCCATGGTCAGCGGACCATACCTGTAATTCCCGTTTAAAAAGAAAGAGACAATCAGGCCGGCATTTTTTAACTCTTCAATGGTAACTGATTCTCCGGCCATCTCCATATAATCAGGCAGATCCCCATCCATGCAGGAGGATGTTATCATGTCTGTTTTTAACACCTTTTCAGCAAAAATACCTGCAGAAGCAATCTCTTCCAGTGTCATGCCCGGCGAGATGAAAACCGCTGACCTGCCTGGCTCGATATCTCTGATTATATCTTTTGTCTTTTCAATAGCAAAATCCCAGGTGACAAAGCCATAACCCTCGGGGTACCTGAATTGTGGTTCCAGTATCCTCTCGGTCCTGTTCACAAGCTCGCTCAGGCAGAACCGTCCCTTCACACATAACTCCCCGCCCGATTCATGCGGCTTTCCTGGCGGGACAGTGCCGACGATCCTGTTTTTCAGGGTCAGCACCTGCAGGTCGCAGTTCAGACTGCAGAGCGGACAAACCGAAGGTTCATATTTTTCGGGCAGCCCCCACCATTTCCTGCTCTTCTCCGACATGGCACCGGTCGGGCATACTGAAACGCAGGCACCACAGAACTCACATTCGGCATCGATGTGGCTGTTATCGTAAGCGGGGCCGATCGTGGTCAGCTTGCCCCGCTGTTTAAGGGAAAGCACACTGCTTTTCCTGTGTTCTGTGCAGATCCTCACACAGCGGCCGCAGTAAATACACAGGTTATAATCCCTGTCGAAAAACGGATCATATTTCTCAACCGGGAAATCCCTGTACAAACCTGGTAATGTCAATTCGCTGATTCCCAGGTTGTCAACAATTCTTTGAAGTTCACAATCTTTATCCTTGGGGCACCACCGGCAACCTGTAGTCACACCCACTTTCCTGATCGTTTCCTGAAAGCCGGCGCATCCTTCGACATCCTTGCAGATCAGGCAGGCAGAAGGATGTTCGCTTAAGATCAGCTGAATCAAGTCTCTTCGCATCTCCTGCAGGGTTTGCGTTTCAGTCCTCACGATCATCCCCTCTTCCGCTATGGTGGTGCATGCGGTGGGAAATCCTTTTCTTCCTTCGATCTCGATAATGCATAATCTGCATCCACCGTAAGGAGTCAGCTCCGGATGAGCGCAAAGCGATGGAATGTAAATGTCGTTCTGCATGGCCGCATCGAGTATGGTAACGGCCATGCCGGTCTCGATGAGCCGGTTGTTGATCGTTATCTTCATTCTTCTTTCCTCGAGGTAATGATGATTGCATTTCCGGCGATGGCATCAAAACGGCATATTTCATAACATGCGCGGCATTTGATGCATTTATTGATATCCAGGTTATGCGGTTCCGAACGGGGACCGGTGATCGCCCCGGTCGGGCAAACACTTACGCAACGCTGGCATCCCGTGCACCTTTCTTTAAGCACCGTATATTCGATCAGCGAACGGCATACAAGCGCCTGACAATAGTATTGGTCCACATGCGCAATGTATTCATACCTGAAATACCGGAGTGTAGACAACACCGGATTCGGCGCAGTTTGCCCCAGGCCGCAAAGGGAGGTGGATTTAACCAGCTTTGCGAGAGATTCAAGCTTATCAAGGAATTGCGGTTCGGCCTGCCCATGGCATATTTTCTCAAGGATTTCAACCATATGGCGTGTGCCTACCCTGCACGGCGTGCATTTGCCGCAGGATTCTTTCTGGATGAAATCGAGGAAATAACGGGCAATATCCACAACGCAGGTGTCGGAGTCCATCACGATCAGTCCGCCGGAACCCATGATTGATCCCACAGAAGCAAGTGTTTCATAGGTGACGGGGGTATCAAGCAACTCTTTAGGAAGGCATCCCCCCGACGGCCCTCCGGTCTGTACTGCCTTGAATTCTTTCTGGGTCCCACCACCGATATCGTAAATGATTTTCCTTAGTGGAGTACCCAGTGGAACTTCGATCAGGCCTGTCCGCCTTATCTTGCCGACAAGCGAGAAGGTCTTGGTGCCAGGGTTGTTCTCAGTACCAAACTGCCTGTACCATCGCCATCCGTTCCGGATAATATGGGGGATGGTGCCAAGGGTTTCAACGTTGTTGATCACAGTCGGTTTCCCATGCAGGCCACTGATGGCCGGGAACGGGGGACGGGTGCGCGGCATGCCGCGTTTGCCTTCGATGGAATGGATCAGTGAAGTTTCCTCTCCGCAGACAAAAGCTCCGGCGCCCTCCTTGATCTTAATGTCAAATGAGAAGCCGGAGCCCAGGATATTTTTACCTGTCAGCCCGCATTCATCCATCTGTTTCATGGCATTCTCGAGCCGGATGATCGCAAGAGGGTATTCTGCCCGGATGTAAATGTATCCATGTGTTGCCCCGATTGCATAAGCAGCGATGAGTATCCCCTCCAGCACGGCATGGGGGTCGCTTTCGATAAGGAGACGGTTCATGAAAGCTCCCGGGTCACCTTCGTCGGCATTGCAGATCAGATATTTTACATCCGCTTCTGTATCCCGACAGGTGCGCCACTTCGTTCCAGTCCTGAATCCTGCTCCACCTCTTCCGCGGAGGCCGGAGTTATAGATCTCATCAATGATCTCATCGGGGGATTTGTCGAGCGCAGTTTTTAATCCAAGGTAGCCGTCGTTGGCAATGTAATGGGCGATATTCCCCGGGTCGATCAGACCGCAGTTTTTTGTCACGATCCGCACCTGGGGCTTAAGCATCGGCTGGTCAAAAAAAGCAGGGATGCCATCGTATGGCTGATCGCCGAAATATCCCAGGACTTTTTTACTGAACACTTCTTTTTCAACCAAATATTTATACAGGATAAGCTCGGCAGTCCTTTCATCGACATTCCCGAACGATATCCGGGGATTACCATGGGCGGCAATGTCCATGAGCGGCTCCAGGTAACAGGTCCCAATACAACCGACCTCTACCAGTTTTGCAGTAATATTATATTTCTGGAGTGTATCCAGGATAACCTGCCTGACTTTATCCGCACCGGCAGCCTTGCCACAGGATCCCATCCCAAGGTATATGACCGGTTCGGCAGAGCCGGTCAGGGTATTCCACTCGCCAGTGCTTTTCTCTTTGAGTGCGGTGTAGTTATTCATAGCTGCCCCACATCTCTTTAAGTTTGATCACATTGACCTTACTGTAAATGTCGCGGTTAATCTTCACGACCGGGGCCAGGGCACAGCAGCCCAGACATGCTACCCTGGCAAGATCGAACTTTTTATCGGTCGTGCTCTCACCGGGTTTGATGTTCAACTCCCTCTCGAAAGCTTCCAGTAAAGTCTCCCCGCCGCTCACGTGGCAGGCTGTGCCGAGGCATACGCAGATTGAATGCCGTGCGGGTTCTGTGAACCGGAACTGGGAATAAAACGATGCTACGCCAAATACCTGGTTTGCTGTCAGGTTGAGGTAGTCTGCAATTATTTCAACCATTTCATCAGAAATATACCCGTAAGCCTCCTGCGCTTTCTGCAGTAAGGGGATCAGACTACCCTCCTCCTCCGGGTAACGTTCGAGAATGTCGGCAATTGAGGTTCTTGTCAGTTCCACTGTAATCTTAGTTTATAATGAAGTCCTCTTGAAGAAAATGCAGTCGGTAAGGTCGGCTTCTCCCCAGGCGCAATCTTCCGCAAAGGTTTCGCAGCTAGGTGCCCCACACAGGCTGCAATCTTTTTTCGGGAGTTTTGTGAGTATCCTTTCCTTTTGTTTCATGCGTTTGATCGAAGTGGCTATATCGACTGCCAGTGACCTCGTTGGCCTGGGCAGGATGGGCTGTTCCATGAAATAATACCCGTCCCTGTACTTCTCCATCACCTCGTCTTTGTTAAAACCTACAGGTTCGCTATATCGCTTTTCAAGCATGATCGAATTGTGCCTCGAGATATAAGGGTTCTCTACACAAAATGCACCGGCGATACATCCTTGTGAACAGATAAATGCTTCGATATAATCTACATTCCTCAATCTTGAGTCTTCGATATCATCCAGGATCATCTTTACATTATCAATCCCTCTCACCGACATGCACCGTTCGGAGTCGAGGTGTTGCTGGATATGGCAAAGACCTCCCCAGCCCCTGCCATAGAAAAAGTAGTTTTCCGGTTCATCCTGTTTCCTGAAGTCCTGAATCTTCAATATCTCGGGAAGGATAATGTTGTAAATGTCTTTGATGGCGATGGCACCGTCGATCCAGGATTTTTCCTTCTCGGCAGGTTGCTTGATCGAAACGACCATGGCAGGACAGGGAGTGATATAAATAACGCCGATCTTATTGACAGGGATGCCCAACTCAGCGGAATATTTTTCCTTGGCTGTTTTGGCGGTGATCTCGCGGGGAACGTCGAAGGTGGAGATCAGTTCCATCAGGTTAGGATATCTCACCTGGATAAACCGGATGATTGCAGGACAGAAGGAGCTGATGATGGGTCTTCCCCCGGGATTTAATTTAAGGTGCTCGGAGATGACAAAACTCATATCGTGGGTTTCCTGGGAGGTATCGACCACCAGGTCGAACCCGATCTGTTTCAGGGCCTTGTGAATGAGATGTGGATGGATATTTAACCCGAATTGGGTATAAAGAATTCGGGAGGGAAGGGCGATTTTTAATTCAAACTTCTCGAAGTCACTGATCTCGTCGATGACAGGGACATAGACATTTTCCGGGCAGGCATTAATACATGCACCGCAGTCCACGCAAAGGTCATCAAAATAAATGATCTTATTTTGCCTGATCCTGATGGCCTTGGTGGGGCATGACCTGATGCATTTCATTCTCCCCGTGCACTTCTCAGGTATGATCACATGTGAATGAAAATATTTCATTTCACGTAAAAAATTGTCTCTATGGATGTCCCCTTATTGACTTCACTTTCAATCTTTAATTTATCAGAATTCTTCTTGATATTCGGTAGTCCCATGCCTGCGCCGAAACCCATAGCCTGTTGCTCTTCGGTAGCTGTCGAATATCCCTCTGTCATGGCCAGTTCGATATCTTTAATACCCTTTCCTTCATCATTGATGATAATGTCAATTTCCTTATCACTTGCCGTGAGTATTACGTGACCCCTTTTAGCATGCATCACAACGTTCATTTCTGCTTCATAAGTAGAGATGGCAACCCTTCTGACAAGCTGAGGATCATACCCGATGGATTTCAGGATCGTCTTGACCTGGGTGGAAATCATCCCGGCATTCGCAAAATCCTGTCCGTCGATTGTGAAGGTATGTGTGGTGATGTATTCGGCCTTTTTTGCCGGTTCAGAAATGGCTTCAGCAACCGGGACTTCGCCTTCGATACCGGCAATTTTCACGCAAGCTTCATACATGTCATCATCTGTGGACAAAACGACGAGGTGCTTATCTTTGGCAAAATCGAGGATATCAGAGTCGGGCACTTTGCTTCTCAGGAAAATGATCCCTTTAAATTCGGCCACATAAGCAGAAACGGCGGCCTGGACCGTATTGAGCCCTGTCAGCAGCAGTGAACCAGCTTTTCCATAGGCAAGAACATCGCTCATGAGATCGGAAGCATACACGCCGGTAACATACTTGCCATTGAGCCTGTCACCAACGAATACACTCGCTTTAAGCGCATCCCGGATTTTTTCGATATCGATGAAATGATTCCTGCCTCGTTGCATCCTGCAAGAATTAACTTATTTAATACCTGCTTCAACGAGTTTCGTTGCCAGTTCAAAAGTTGACAATGGGCTGCTCAGGATGATCACATGAAAACGATTAGCCAACTCAATGGTATCTTCAGGCACTTTTTTATTATAAGTGACAACCACCGCTGAAATGTCAACCAGGTTGGCGGCCGAAACGATATTCTTGTGCGATTGCACCGTCAGCCAAAGATTGCCCGGTTGTGCACTGCTCATGACATCCGAAAGCATGTCGGAGATAAAAACACCGGAAACATCCCTTTCGTCAATAACAGTGAGTACATTGAGTGCAAGTCTGTCAATAATTTCCTGCAGCTTCATGACTTTTCTCCTTTTTATTTTATTTGTTTATTATTGTTCAGTGGCTTTTAAGCTAAGCAAACCGACGTCCTTGATGACTTCGGCATAGCAATTTTCGATATTGCTGATCATCTCATAGGAAACGATCTTTATCTTTGATTTCGAGGTCTTGCGTCGTTGGTTGAAATATTCTTCCAGGTTTTCTATCTTTTCCTGGTCAAGCCGCTTCACTTCATTCATGGGCAGGAACCCGTAAGCGACATATACCCAGGTTCGTTCTTTTTCAAGCTCTTTCCTGAGATGATCCACTTTACAGTTTTCATCGCAACCAGTGCACATCATCAGGCCCAGCAGTTCGTCATAAGGTACAATTATATGGCAACAGGTGCATTCCAGTTCGAAGCGGAATGTCTGGGCACTCTGCATGACATTCCAGAAATGTTCCCCATCACGGTATTCCTCGAGAGGTGGCTTCTCATCAAAGGAGAAATAACAGGAAGTCTTGTGACATTTAAAACAATTCTCAGTGATGATGAAACCCGGCCGGACATTGATCATCGTCCACTGGTGTATGCACTTTTGCTCCTTCATATTTACCTCCATTTGAGGATAAAACAATGTTTTAATTGAGGACAGCCATTATGAAGATTTGTCAACAAATCAAATATAAGATATCAAATATAAGGAATAAAAAAGGAATTGTATCTTTTGATGAAAAAAATAAAAATACGTTTCAGTATTACTAGTGGATGAGTCAATCTACTCTTTGCTTTTTTTATAATCTGAAACTCTCAGGTACTATCTTACTTTAGTCGGTAGTAAACCAAATCGCCCGTTACAAATTACGGAATGGCCATTGCATGGACTTAGCGGATATTTGAGCGCGCCGTTGCCCCCTTTCGGAGTTTTGAGTTTTCAGTTTTCAGTTTTGAGTTGGGGACTTATTTAAACGGGCGAACGAGCGAACGAGCGATATGTTCAGGCTGTCAACTGGTTAGCTACTGGGTTTGCAAAGGCGGACTTTACTAAGTTTTTTTAATTATAGACGTCGATTAAGTAAGTTCTCTAACAAGCAATTTCAAAAATCGCTATTAAAATTTCAGCTATGACTACAATGGCCATGATAACAATAACAATCCACGGAGCATTAATATTCTTAGTCCATCTATTTACCCAGCGTGGTATTTCTTGATCTGCGCTGTTTAGTCCTAATTTTTCACGTGTTTCTTAAAGTCTGTTTTTGTTTATAATTTGATATGCCCTTTCATTGATCATTTGAATTAATAATCCAAAAGTTATCATGGGTATTGCCCAGTAGATCATTTGTCTGAATAAAT from Bacteroidales bacterium carries:
- a CDS encoding sulfide/dihydroorotate dehydrogenase-like FAD/NAD-binding protein gives rise to the protein MFEILERKMIVPNLHLLVVHAPDIVEEIQPGQFVIVHAGEGAERIPLTPADWNHDDGSLTIVFMEVGTSTGKLAMLKPGDKIPTVVGPLGKPMEIDHFGTVICIGGCYGMGSIFPIVRALKEKGNRIITIMEGRSRNLLYWEEKLSLFSDRVIKITRDGSYGYKGHIREGVDIIRETGIVPDRVIANGCTTLSYMATQQYSLYNIPVIVSLNTIMIDGTGMCGVCRCTVQGKMQFACVDGPNFDGRYVDWEELAKRRKQYITEEAFLVHHSGCGG
- a CDS encoding agmatine deiminase family protein codes for the protein MKKLFTLLSLTFLLLFSALRSQDLNPRLTHAMSPEEELRKHEIGKDFTPTNPPAPPVRIVAEFEEMQSVLICYPFGIPMSLIIEMAEDCKVKTIVANASQQQQVLTQYQAAGVNIANCEWLLAPTDSYWTRDYGPWFVVDASYDVGISDFPYNRPRPNDDNIPVVLAQQMGIPLYGMDLIHTGGNWMDDGMGIGASTQLVWTENPLMTHQEIDTMVWDYLGIRKYHVLPDPLDDYIEHIDCWGKFLDVDKVLIGQVPQSDYRYNDFEFVANYFALQTSSYGNHYQVYRIYTPGTYPYTPYTNSLILNKKVFVPITGSQWDDEALQVYGEAMPGYEVVGIMHDTWETTDALHCRAKGIADVGMLYVNHMPLLGNKDFQFEWDLSADIIPYTGMGVISDSLLCYYKVNDGNFQAVPLHNMNGYQYKATIPFANPGSQVSYYLHAADFSGRKKNHPYIGAADPHVFTVGYADDAIIAPDTIVYLTEYEIIEGKTFNIYNYTDGDLVINDIEIEHEGYPFPWSIDPWIIELPYTMTVNEVLPLNVKINMIVDSYLGELVVDTLDIFTENGHHKVILKVDSDLITSINDPTPQSSLSMIVSIIPNPFNSMTCISFSLDQLLKTSLIVYTLQGQMIMVLADQTFSSGKHELVWNRKDRSGNEVKAGIYLVKLITEQGIDTRKLIVTE
- a CDS encoding 2Fe-2S iron-sulfur cluster-binding protein; its protein translation is MKITINNRLIETGMAVTILDAAMQNDIYIPSLCAHPELTPYGGCRLCIIEIEGRKGFPTACTTIAEEGMIVRTETQTLQEMRRDLIQLILSEHPSACLICKDVEGCAGFQETIRKVGVTTGCRWCPKDKDCELQRIVDNLGISELTLPGLYRDFPVEKYDPFFDRDYNLCIYCGRCVRICTEHRKSSVLSLKQRGKLTTIGPAYDNSHIDAECEFCGACVSVCPTGAMSEKSRKWWGLPEKYEPSVCPLCSLNCDLQVLTLKNRIVGTVPPGKPHESGGELCVKGRFCLSELVNRTERILEPQFRYPEGYGFVTWDFAIEKTKDIIRDIEPGRSAVFISPGMTLEEIASAGIFAEKVLKTDMITSSCMDGDLPDYMEMAGESVTIEELKNAGLIVSFFLNGNYRYGPLTMAIKSLAAGGIPYYEVGWLRSTTTRFARKRLIPASGKEVDYIRKIISCLETGKNGTKEVNELVKALKSNNRKMIILTPEIMSLSNGREILQLIRQIVKMTGAKLFMPNQFGNLNGLLSLLDIKPLDDVLKKIADGGVDMVYFLGDTPQEEFPTVKHKIYQNAFPAPSGLNPDVIFPTCLWGESGGSYMSSTGQIKKFHAVAAPQGYSLPHQEVLAKIIQALEFSIPLQESEKITGVASKKHDYLISAGRNNNPVHNDLQAVSADYPFLLIRERDQHVYNNLSLSDKLEGFGELVQPGHVMLNPADAKAMDLKNDDIVELASAAKRITFRAVIRKNITKGFLFLQESDGKGEFETNPCPVNIKRKNV
- the gltA gene encoding NADPH-dependent glutamate synthase; the protein is MPEKKTLNLDRAEMPKQPPFIRRRNFEEVATGYTDVMALEEASRCLGCKKPFCMEGCPVEINIPEFIRHINEGDFNGAIKIIKEKNCLPAVCGRVCPQEEQCEIHCILNKKGAPVAIGRLERFAADWEAAQDHVELPEIKNKTGKKVAVIGSGPAGITVAGDLILAGHEVTMFEALHEAGGVLTYGIPEFRLPGRIVQREIDYLQKLGVKLICNFVVGKTRALKKLLAEYDAIFIGTGAGLPWFMEIPGENLNGVYSANEYLTRVNLMRGFQYPKTYTPVKRHKRVAVVGGGNVAMDCARTALRLGAEQSYIVYRRSESELPARREEYENAVEEGVIFNFLTLPEKLIGDENGWLSEIECSKMELGEPDQSGRRKPIRIQGSEFRIPMDACIVAIGNSPNPIIPATTAELEVSKKGTIVVDEETGKTSIDRVWAGGDIVTGAATVILAMGAGRKAARSIHDYLNNSSGQG
- the tatA gene encoding twin-arginine translocase TatA/TatE family subunit, producing MNAFILLGVVGPWQIILIIVVVLLLFGGKKIPELMKGIGQGAREFKKGLSGENEEEKSKDDVTKKE